The proteins below are encoded in one region of Carettochelys insculpta isolate YL-2023 chromosome 32, ASM3395843v1, whole genome shotgun sequence:
- the LOC142004764 gene encoding olfactory receptor 5AP2-like produces the protein MENGTSVTKFILLGLSSHPAEQLILFGVFTSIYLVALVGNMLIIVLASLDSRLHTPMYFFLGNLSMVDIGYTSSTVPKMLANYLSQDMSISWAGCLCQMFFFIAFGGVECLLLGVMAYDRYAAICHPLHYGLLMSQRACALLAATAWAMGLANSAVHASLMSILSFCQDNVLHHFFCDVPPLFQLSCSDTQVNQVVTFILGGGLVMGSLLGTLVSYVYIVLAILRIRTRAGRHKAFSTCASHLTVVSLYFGTILFNYLRPKSSYSQEQDRALPVLYGIVIPMLNPIIYSLRNKDVKGALQKAMGSRKRHYAS, from the exons ATGGAGAATGGCACCTCAGTGACCAAATTCATCCTCCTAGGCCTCTCCAGCCATCCAGCAGAGCAGCTGATCCTCTTTGGTGTCTTTACATCCATCTACCTGGTGGCCCTGGTGGGTAACATGCTCATCATTGTGCTGGCCAGCCTGGATTCCAGGCTCCACACGCCAATGTATTTCTTCCTGGGCAATCTCTCCATGGTGGACATCGGCTACACCAGCTCCACCGTGCCCAAGATGCTGGCGAATTACCTGTCCCAGGACATGTCCATCTCGTGGGCCGGCTGCCTCTGCCAGATGTTCTTCTTCATCGCCTTCGGGGGCGTCGAgtgcctgctgctgggggtgatggcctacgaccgctacgcgGCCATCTGCCACCCACTGCACTACGGCCTGCTCATGAGCCAGCGGGCATgcgccctgctggcagccactgcctgGGCCATGGGCTTGGCCAACTCAGCCGTGCACGCCTCCCTGATGTCCATCCTGTCCTTCTGCCAGGATAACGTCctccaccacttcttctgtgatgtCCCACCACTCTTCCAGCTCTCCTGCTCTGACACCCAGGTCAACCAGGTTGTCACCTTTATCTTGGGTGGTGGCCTTGTCATGGGCTCTTTGCTAGGCACTCTGGTGTCCTACGTATACATTGTGCTGGCCATTCTTAGGATCCGCACCAGGGCCGGGCGCCAcaaggccttctccacctgcgcTTCCCACCTGACTGTGGTCAGCCTGTACTTCGGCACCATCCTTTTCAACTACCTCCGCCCCAAGTCCTCCTACTCACAGGAGCAGGACCGGGCCCTGCCTGTGCTCTATGGTATTGTCATCCCCATGCTCAACCCCATCATCTACAGCCTGAGGAACAAAGACGTGAAAGGAGCACTCCAAAAAGCTATGGGCA GTCGAAAGAGACATTATGCCTCGTAA